GAGCATTTAACGGCGGTTGCCCGGAGAAAAGCGACACCTACCCTGGATGGCCCCGACTCGGTTTCCCTATTCTTTCTTACCGTATCCAAACAATCTCCCAACGGCCTCTGTCGCGTCCGCTATGCCTgtcacaaattttttaaaaaagccaGCACCTTCCTTTTTGGCTTTTTCCTCCAATAACTTCTGATGTTGCCTCAGGTTCTCCATCTCCTCTCTCCTCTGCGCAGCCATCGTCTCGTCTTGTTCCTTGTCCGCCGCTCTCCTCAGCTCCTCCATGCGCAACAGCACCTTCCGGTACTCTTGCTGCAAATCCGCCAGCAGCCTCGCGTTCTCGCGCCTCTCCTCCGACTGCATCTCCATCGTCTTCGTTCTCCGAGCCTCCCTCCTCTCCTCATCCGCACGCCACATCCTCTCCCTCTCCCTCTGCGCCTCCTCCCTCCTCTTCCTATCCTCCTCGGCCCTTATCCGTAACTCCTTCAACGCAGCTTCGCTCTTCTCCCGAGCCTCTTTTAACTCCCTCTCCTTAGCTTCCCTCCCCCTATCCTCCCTCGCCCTCTTCTCCTCGGCCTGCCTCCGCCTTTCCTCCTCTTCAGCCTTCAGCATGTCCCTCTTCCGCTGCTCACCCTCAACCGCCCTCTGCCAGTTCTTCGCCTCCTCCTTCTCCAGTCTCTCCCTCATCTCCCTCTTCGCCTCCCTATCATCCGCTGCAATCCtctgcctctcctcccccaccctctttctctgcttctcctcctcctccgcttcTTTGGCCTTCCTCTCCGCTTCCCTCTCCTCCATCTCCCTCTCCGCTTCTTCCCTCTCCTCCTTCGCCTTCTTCCGCTTCTCCTCCTCTTCCGCTCGCAGCTTCGCCTTCTCCTTGGCAAGCGCCTCTTCCTTCCGCTTCGCTTCCTCCATCACCTTCATTTCCTTCTCCTCCAGCGCCTTCCTCaccttttcctcctcttccttcgccTCCGCCGCGACCCTCTTCCGCTCCTCCTCCAccgtctccttcttcttctccacttCCCTCATAGCCGCCGCTGTCCTCTCCCGGACCTTCTCTTCCTCCTGActcaattcctctctcctctccctgTCTTCATCCAGCATTCTCATCTCCGACTCCTGCACCGCCTTCATTTTCGCCGTCTGCGTGGCCATGAATTCCTCCCTCTTTTTCGCTCTGTTCTCGTAGTCTAGTTCCATCCGCTTCATATTCTCGGCGTGGTATTCACTGCACATCTTGGACACCATCTCAGTCATGTCTTTGTGCCACTGGTAGGACGTATTGCGAAGAGAAATCTCCTGCTCGGTTAACTTATTATCCCTCTCCGCCTGATCTTTCCTGACGAGTTCCGCAGAAGCAACCTCGGCAAGGGTGCCCGCGGCTGCACTTCCTCCGGCTGATGAAATGCTTCCAGCGCTAGGTAGAAATGAAGAGAGGCTGGGCAATAGTAATTCAGGCTGATGAATAAGAGCAAATTTACG
The DNA window shown above is from Ischnura elegans chromosome 4, ioIscEleg1.1, whole genome shotgun sequence and carries:
- the LOC124157465 gene encoding caldesmon-like isoform X2 — its product is MTGGEIGTSGFGSVKESRDTVNDAMSESSNNAKPMRESSSNAGKSEEMNNGHKNAPESSRPTFTDSEEIDEKRAPDSTEEAGYNVSHPSSDTDGESCAGSISSAGGSAAAGTLAEVASAELVRKDQAERDNKLTEQEISLRNTSYQWHKDMTEMVSKMCSEYHAENMKRMELDYENRAKKREEFMATQTAKMKAVQESEMRMLDEDRERREELSQEEEKVRERTAAAMREVEKKKETVEEERKRVAAEAKEEEEKVRKALEEKEMKVMEEAKRKEEALAKEKAKLRAEEEEKRKKAKEEREEAEREMEEREAERKAKEAEEEEKQRKRVGEERQRIAADDREAKREMRERLEKEEAKNWQRAVEGEQRKRDMLKAEEEERRRQAEEKRAREDRGREAKERELKEAREKSEAALKELRIRAEEDRKRREEAQRERERMWRADEERREARRTKTMEMQSEERRENARLLADLQQEYRKVLLRMEELRRAADKEQDETMAAQRREEMENLRQHQKLLEEKAKKEGAGFFKKFVTGIADATEAVGRLFGYGKKE
- the LOC124157465 gene encoding vicilin-like seed storage protein At2g18540 isoform X3, which codes for MTGGEIGTSGFGSVKESRDTVNDAMSESSNNAKPMRESSSNAGKSEEMAPDSTEEAGYNVSHPSSDTDGESCAGSISSAGGSAAAGTLAEVASAELVRKDQAERDNKLTEQEISLRNTSYQWHKDMTEMVSKMCSEYHAENMKRMELDYENRAKKREEFMATQTAKMKAVQESEMRMLDEDRERREELSQEEEKVRERTAAAMREVEKKKETVEEERKRVAAEAKEEEEKVRKALEEKEMKVMEEAKRKEEALAKEKAKLRAEEEEKRKKAKEEREEAEREMEEREAERKAKEAEEEEKQRKRVGEERQRIAADDREAKREMRERLEKEEAKNWQRAVEGEQRKRDMLKAEEEERRRQAEEKRAREDRGREAKERELKEAREKSEAALKELRIRAEEDRKRREEAQRERERMWRADEERREARRTKTMEMQSEERRENARLLADLQQEYRKVLLRMEELRRAADKEQDETMAAQRREEMENLRQHQKLLEEKAKKEGAGFFKKFVTGIADATEAVGRLFGYGKKE
- the LOC124157465 gene encoding golgin subfamily A member 6-like protein 22 isoform X1; translation: MTGGEIGTSGFGSVKESRDTVNDAMSESSNNAKPMRESSSNAGKSEEMNNCQKNAREISRPIITDCEEDDEQGNNGHKNAPESSRPTFTDSEEIDEKRAPDSTEEAGYNVSHPSSDTDGESCAGSISSAGGSAAAGTLAEVASAELVRKDQAERDNKLTEQEISLRNTSYQWHKDMTEMVSKMCSEYHAENMKRMELDYENRAKKREEFMATQTAKMKAVQESEMRMLDEDRERREELSQEEEKVRERTAAAMREVEKKKETVEEERKRVAAEAKEEEEKVRKALEEKEMKVMEEAKRKEEALAKEKAKLRAEEEEKRKKAKEEREEAEREMEEREAERKAKEAEEEEKQRKRVGEERQRIAADDREAKREMRERLEKEEAKNWQRAVEGEQRKRDMLKAEEEERRRQAEEKRAREDRGREAKERELKEAREKSEAALKELRIRAEEDRKRREEAQRERERMWRADEERREARRTKTMEMQSEERRENARLLADLQQEYRKVLLRMEELRRAADKEQDETMAAQRREEMENLRQHQKLLEEKAKKEGAGFFKKFVTGIADATEAVGRLFGYGKKE